TCGGCGTCGAGGCGGTGCTCGCCCGCGACCCGGAGGCGATCATCACCGGTGGCATGGGCGAGCCGGACTCCACCTGGCTCGAGGCCTGGCGGGCGTATCCCCGGCTGACGGCGGTGCGTCGCGACAATCTCTTCCTCATCGATCCCGACCTGGTGCAGCGGGCCGCCCCGCGGCTGGTGGAAGGAACCCGCCGGCTCTGTCAGTACCTGGAGGTCGCCCGTGGTCGCCGCTAGTGCTCACCCGGTGAATCGTGCGCGGCGCCTGCGGCCCCTGGCCTGGCTGACCCTGGCCGCGCTGCTGGCGCTGGCGTTATCGCTGGCCCTGGGCAGCGTCGCCATCGCCCCGGGGGAGCTCGTGGCGGTGCTCTCCGGGGGCGGCGAGGCTCTGCACCAGACGCTGGTGCTGGAGCTTCGCCTGCCCCGGGCGCTTGCCGCCTTCGGCACCGGGGCCCTGCTGGCGCTCGCCGGCGCCCTGATGCAGATCCTGCTGCGCAATCCGCTGGCCGACCCCTATGTGCTGGGGCTGTCCGGCGGAGCCTCGGTGGCGGCGCTGGCCGCGATGCTCGCCGGTCTCGGCGCCGCACTGGTCGCCGGGGCGGCCTTTGGGGGTGCCCTGGCCTCGACCCTGATCGTCTTCGGCCTGGCCCACGGTACCGGCAGCTGGACGCCGACGCGCCTGTTGCTCACCGGGGTAGTGATGGCCGCCGGCTGGGGGGCGCTGATCAGCTTCCTGCTGGCAGTGAGCCCGGTGGAGCGGCTGCCCGGCATGCTCTACTGGCTGATGGGCGACATGGCCTATGCCGGTAGTCCCTGGCCGGTGCTGAGCCTTGCAGTGATCAGCCTTCTGGTGGTGATGCCCCTGGGTCGTACCCTCAACGTGCTGGCCCGCGGCAGCCTGCAGGCCGCGGCCCTGGGCGTGGCGGTGCGCCCACTGGAGTGGACCCTCTACCTGTTGGCCAGCCTGCTCACTGCGGTGGCGGTCACCACCGCCGGCAGCGTGGGCTTCGTCGGCCTGATGGTGCCCCACATGCTGCGCCTGAGGCTCGGCAACGACCAGCGGCTGATCCTACCGGCCAGCCTGCTGGCCGGGGGCACCCTGTTGACCCTGGCCGACACCCTGGCGCGCACCCTGATCGCCCCTCAGCAGCTGCCGGTAGGCGTGATCACCGCGCTGCTCGGCGTGCCGAGCTTTCTCTACCTGCTGTCCCGGAGCCGTTGATGACGATGTCGGAGCCGCTGATGGAGACTCTGGAAGCGCATGAGCTGGTCATCGATATCCCGGGACGCGCTGGCGGGCGGCCGCTGGATCTGCGGGTCGCGCCCGGTGAGCGCTGGGGAGTGCTGGGGCCGAATGGCGCCGGCAAGACGACCCTGATGCACACCCTGGCCGGGCTGCGTGCGCCGCGCGAAGGCGAGGTGCGCCTCGGCGGAGAGCCCTTGGCGCGCCTCAAGCGGCGGGCTCTGGCGCGTCGGCTGGGCATCGTCTTCCAGGCCCATCACGACGACTTTCCGGCCACCGTGCGCGAGACGGCGCTGATCGGTCGCCATCCTTTCCTCTCGCCCTGGCAGCAGGAGGGG
The genomic region above belongs to Halomonas sp. YLGW01 and contains:
- a CDS encoding iron ABC transporter permease, which encodes MNRARRLRPLAWLTLAALLALALSLALGSVAIAPGELVAVLSGGGEALHQTLVLELRLPRALAAFGTGALLALAGALMQILLRNPLADPYVLGLSGGASVAALAAMLAGLGAALVAGAAFGGALASTLIVFGLAHGTGSWTPTRLLLTGVVMAAGWGALISFLLAVSPVERLPGMLYWLMGDMAYAGSPWPVLSLAVISLLVVMPLGRTLNVLARGSLQAAALGVAVRPLEWTLYLLASLLTAVAVTTAGSVGFVGLMVPHMLRLRLGNDQRLILPASLLAGGTLLTLADTLARTLIAPQQLPVGVITALLGVPSFLYLLSRSR